In Limisalsivibrio acetivorans, one genomic interval encodes:
- the hpf gene encoding ribosome hibernation-promoting factor, HPF/YfiA family, which yields MHVQITARNIELTDAIRDYAEKKVTKLSKYFDQITEANVTLEVQKNVHIVDILISANGVLMKGLERSEDLYASIDLAVDKIEKQLVKYKEKLQSRKLMDKDFREPLKLNVLDTQSFDEETPRIIISKDIPVKPMDVEEAVMQMDLLNKNFFVFRNALLGEISVVYKRDDGNIGLIES from the coding sequence ATGCACGTACAAATAACCGCAAGAAACATCGAACTTACTGATGCAATCAGGGATTATGCGGAGAAGAAGGTTACCAAACTTTCAAAATATTTCGACCAAATCACCGAGGCAAATGTAACCCTTGAGGTTCAAAAGAATGTCCATATCGTTGATATTCTCATAAGTGCCAACGGTGTTCTTATGAAGGGCCTTGAGAGATCCGAGGATCTTTATGCTTCCATAGACCTTGCAGTGGACAAGATCGAAAAGCAGCTTGTTAAATACAAGGAAAAGCTCCAGAGCAGAAAGCTCATGGACAAGGATTTCAGAGAGCCCCTTAAGCTCAACGTTCTCGACACCCAGAGCTTCGATGAGGAAACCCCCAGAATCATCATATCCAAGGATATCCCCGTTAAGCCCATGGATGTTGAAGAGGCCGTTATGCAGATGGATCTTCTGAATAAGAACTTCTTTGTTTTCCGCAATGCTCTGCTTGGCGAGATCAGCGTTGTTTACAAGAGGGACGACGGCAATATCGGACTCATAGAGTCCTAG
- a CDS encoding PTS sugar transporter subunit IIA, with translation MTLAEYVDEERVLDSLKAGTKDDILKELVDYLDGKNLLKDRDKTLNALLEREKLSSTGVGEEVAIPHAKLPDIDDIIILVALSREGVDFDSSDGRDVKIFFLVLAPEKQMNLHLKTLARISRLIKASGFKEKALAAGSSAEVCSILAEEDAGL, from the coding sequence ATGACGCTTGCGGAATATGTCGACGAAGAGCGGGTGCTGGATTCTCTGAAAGCAGGAACCAAGGACGATATCCTCAAGGAGCTTGTGGACTACCTTGACGGCAAAAACCTTCTGAAGGACAGGGATAAGACCCTGAATGCCCTTTTGGAAAGGGAGAAGCTGAGTAGTACGGGTGTCGGCGAAGAGGTTGCCATACCCCATGCGAAGCTTCCGGACATTGATGATATAATCATCCTTGTTGCCCTCTCCAGAGAAGGGGTGGACTTTGATTCATCGGACGGAAGGGATGTTAAGATCTTCTTCCTTGTCCTCGCACCCGAGAAGCAGATGAACCTGCACCTTAAGACCCTCGCAAGAATCAGCAGACTGATCAAGGCTTCCGGATTCAAGGAAAAAGCTCTGGCCGCTGGCAGCAGTGCCGAGGTATGCTCCATCCTTGCCGAAGAGGATGCCGGGTTGTAA
- the hprK gene encoding HPr(Ser) kinase/phosphatase — MDRIPVSELLSEQAKPLRLKLIYGKGQVRERYITSFRIQKPGLGLAGYTEHIHGGRVQILGNTEISYLKTLSSEKRAFSISNLARRGLCCFVVTKNLNIPKELLSAVREHDIPLLRTDLVSSKAIEEITAYLSERLAPETTTHGVMMDVFGIGTLILGRSGIGKSECAVELIKRGHRLVADDAVTVRKKQDYLVACSNDLLRHHLEVRGLGILNIKDMFGVTAIRQKKKVEMVIRFVDWDEAEGYDRLGLERNTYELLDTMLPMIILPITAGRNMAVIVEVAARNHLLKLMGYDSARDFSERLMKRINPGRKSDYETFEEEIIMRNIMDRGEE; from the coding sequence ATGGACAGAATACCCGTTTCTGAACTTCTTTCAGAGCAGGCTAAGCCTCTCCGACTCAAACTGATTTACGGAAAAGGACAGGTACGGGAAAGATATATAACAAGTTTCAGAATCCAGAAACCGGGGCTCGGTCTCGCCGGGTATACGGAACATATACACGGGGGCCGGGTTCAGATTCTGGGAAATACAGAGATATCATACCTTAAAACTCTATCCTCAGAAAAAAGAGCTTTCTCCATCAGCAATCTCGCAAGGCGGGGGCTCTGCTGTTTCGTGGTTACCAAAAACCTTAACATTCCTAAAGAGCTTCTCTCCGCCGTGAGGGAGCATGACATACCACTCCTGAGAACCGATCTTGTCAGCTCGAAGGCAATAGAGGAGATAACGGCCTATCTAAGTGAACGCCTCGCACCCGAGACAACCACCCACGGTGTCATGATGGATGTCTTCGGAATCGGTACGCTTATACTGGGGCGTAGCGGTATCGGCAAGAGCGAATGTGCTGTTGAGCTCATCAAACGGGGGCACAGGCTGGTGGCGGATGATGCCGTTACTGTGCGCAAGAAGCAGGATTACCTTGTTGCTTGCAGTAACGACCTTCTGCGCCATCACCTTGAGGTACGTGGACTGGGAATCCTCAACATTAAGGATATGTTCGGCGTTACGGCTATACGACAGAAGAAGAAGGTCGAGATGGTTATCCGCTTTGTGGACTGGGACGAGGCCGAGGGCTACGACAGGCTCGGGCTCGAGCGTAATACCTACGAACTCCTCGACACAATGCTCCCCATGATAATCCTACCCATCACAGCGGGGCGCAATATGGCTGTTATCGTAGAGGTTGCGGCAAGGAACCACCTGCTTAAGCTTATGGGCTACGATTCCGCCAGAGACTTCTCCGAAAGGCTTATGAAGCGGATAAACCCGGGGAGAAAGAGTGATTACGAAACCTTTGAGGAAGAGATCATAATGCGAAACATCATGGACCGGGGGGAGGAGTAG
- the rapZ gene encoding RNase adapter RapZ, with product MYNISLVVLTGLSGAGKSIAANVLEDLGYYTIDNLPLVLLEKFVEVVFDLNMEVSKVALIIDSRSRDSARAYEIIRMLKKSYNAKVIFMYADDEILIRRYKETRRTHPLGENLVDAIREERENLKEIRDISDLTIDTSQTNVHEFAKYLEEYFRDAEGPSLNITVQSFGFKYGVPLDSDLLFDVRFLKNPHFVDELRDFTGKDKRVADYVLLDSKTKKFLQKLKGMLNFLIPNYIDEGKRFLTISIGCTGGRHRSVAIVEFISKYLNKKTNFKVITKHRDMDR from the coding sequence GTGTATAATATCTCCCTCGTGGTGCTCACAGGTCTTTCCGGTGCGGGTAAATCCATTGCGGCAAATGTCCTTGAGGATCTCGGGTACTACACCATAGACAACCTCCCCCTTGTGCTCCTTGAGAAGTTTGTGGAGGTGGTCTTTGACCTGAATATGGAGGTCAGCAAGGTTGCCCTCATAATCGACTCCCGAAGCAGGGATAGCGCAAGGGCGTATGAGATAATCCGGATGCTCAAGAAGAGTTACAACGCCAAGGTTATCTTCATGTACGCCGATGATGAGATACTTATCCGCCGCTACAAGGAGACGAGAAGAACCCATCCGCTGGGTGAGAACCTTGTGGACGCCATCAGGGAGGAGCGTGAGAACCTTAAGGAGATCAGGGATATATCCGATCTCACAATCGACACCTCCCAGACAAACGTCCACGAGTTTGCCAAGTATCTTGAGGAGTATTTCAGGGACGCCGAGGGACCCTCTCTAAATATAACAGTGCAGTCCTTTGGTTTTAAATACGGAGTACCCCTTGATTCGGATCTCCTATTTGATGTAAGATTTTTGAAAAATCCGCATTTTGTGGATGAACTTCGGGACTTCACCGGCAAGGACAAAAGGGTTGCGGATTATGTTCTGCTGGACAGCAAGACGAAGAAGTTTCTGCAGAAGCTTAAAGGGATGCTTAACTTCCTGATACCAAACTATATTGATGAGGGGAAACGCTTTCTCACCATCTCCATAGGATGCACAGGCGGAAGGCACAGATCCGTGGCTATTGTGGAATTTATCTCGAAGTATCTGAATAAAAAGACTAACTTTAAAGTAATAACTAAGCACAGAGATATGGACAGGTGA
- a CDS encoding PTS sugar transporter subunit IIA, giving the protein MIGIILVTHGNFGAELLRTAEMIVGAQDGVETIAMQNGSSLVDIADEIESVISKYEDSGAIVFTDMFGGSPSNIAMAYLGSRNVEVVSGINLPLLIKAFSVRKENKSLRMMCSECAESGRESIIVAGELLKDRS; this is encoded by the coding sequence ATGATTGGCATAATATTAGTAACGCATGGAAATTTTGGTGCGGAGCTCCTCCGTACTGCGGAGATGATAGTCGGAGCGCAGGATGGTGTTGAGACTATCGCAATGCAGAACGGCTCCTCCCTTGTGGATATTGCAGATGAGATCGAGAGTGTAATATCCAAATATGAGGATAGCGGGGCCATCGTTTTTACGGATATGTTCGGAGGAAGCCCCTCCAATATTGCGATGGCCTATCTGGGCTCCAGAAACGTTGAGGTTGTTTCAGGGATTAATTTACCCTTGCTTATTAAGGCTTTCAGCGTTAGAAAAGAGAATAAGTCATTGCGAATGATGTGCTCCGAATGCGCAGAATCGGGGCGTGAAAGCATAATAGTTGCTGGAGAGCTGCTTAAAGACCGTTCATGA
- a CDS encoding PTS system mannose/fructose/N-acetylgalactosamine-transporter subunit IIB, producing the protein MKKIIFRVDDRLIHGQVIEGWIKYYKIHHVSVVSDRVAGDALQKMIFESSLPPGCELEIESLDDFIDSFTKEEHGKEFFLVLLESVNDLYKCMELIDSDIYVNIGCVASREHKVEVSNTVFLDLSEIEMVSIIRNKVDVYIHKVPWEPSVEIRNFSRLLRGGLS; encoded by the coding sequence ATGAAAAAGATTATCTTCAGGGTAGACGACAGGCTGATCCACGGGCAGGTCATTGAGGGTTGGATTAAGTATTACAAGATCCACCACGTCAGTGTAGTCAGTGATCGTGTGGCCGGAGACGCCCTCCAGAAGATGATCTTCGAAAGTTCCCTCCCGCCGGGATGCGAACTTGAAATTGAATCCCTTGATGATTTCATAGACAGCTTTACCAAAGAGGAGCATGGAAAGGAGTTCTTCCTTGTTCTGCTCGAATCCGTTAACGACCTCTACAAATGCATGGAGCTTATCGACAGCGATATATATGTGAACATAGGCTGTGTGGCGAGCCGTGAGCATAAGGTGGAGGTATCCAATACCGTTTTTCTTGACCTCTCGGAGATCGAGATGGTCAGCATCATCAGAAACAAGGTGGATGTTTATATCCACAAGGTCCCATGGGAGCCCAGCGTTGAGATACGCAACTTCTCTCGTCTGTTGAGGGGCGGTCTCTCATGA